The sequence GAGGTCAATAGGGTCTTTAGGGCCGGGTCGCCCGCCCAAGTCTGAATTAAGTGAATGCCTTCCAACAAGGCATGTCCACTTGCTAGTCTCGCTTTTTGACCTTTGCTACCTGAGGCTTGCAGCAGGCGTAATTCTTTAAATAGCGGATTGTCTTTAGAACTAATGACTTCTGGATTCATTTGCTAGATCCTTCAAGTATTGCCCGTACAGGGGAGAAAGTTCTGCGATGCTCATTGCATGCTCCATACTGCTTGAGTGCTGCAAAGTGCGCTTCGGTAGGATAGCCCATATGCTGCGCAAAACCGTAATGCGGATAAAGCGCATGCAGACTCTGCATTTGATGGTCACGCGTGACTTTAGCCAGAATAGAGGCAGCAGAGATTGCAGGCTCTTTTGCATCTCCCTTCACAATTGCTTCTGATGCAATAGGTAATTTAGGGCAACGGTTACCATCAATTAAGGCTTTATGTGGCCACTGGCCAAACTTTTTCACCAAGTCTTCAACCGCTCTCTGCATTGCAAGCATGGTAGCTTGCAAAATGTTGATTTGATCGATCTCTTGAGCGCTGGCTTCACCAATGCCCCAAGCTTTCGCCTTGAGTATGATCTCTGCATACAAATTCTCTCGTCTGGCTGGGGACAATTTCTTGGAATCCTTTAAACCCATAATCGGTTGATCAGGATCGAGTATCACTGCTCCAGCCACTACCGAACCTACCAGGGGGCCACGCCCTGCTTCATCGACGCCGCAGATCCAGATAGCGCTCATTTGGATTTCGACTGGGCGTGTTTAGACTGGATTTCATGGGTGACAGCTTGCGCTACCAAAAGACCAGTTGGTCGACGTAAAGTTTCATGCATCTCAGTAAAGCGACTTTTTAACTGAGTCACTTTATTTGGATTTTCTAGCCAAGTCATTAAAGCGTTCGCCAGTGCTTCTGGTTTTGCCTCATTTTGCAAAAGCTCTGGTACTACGAACTCACCGCAAAGAATATTCGGTAAGCCCACGTATGGAAGATATCCCTGACGCTTCATAATCTGCCCCGTTAACCAGGGCACCTTATAAGAGATCACCATGGGTTTCTTCCAAAGCGCTGCTTGCAAGGTAGCGGTACCGCTAGCAATGAGTACGACATCTGCAGCCTCAAGAACTAAGTCAGCCTGCCCATCAATAAGATGAATCTGAATTTCAGGATATTGATTTTGTAATTGAGATTTGAGAGCCTCTAACGGCGCTCGTAAACGAGCCGTTGCCACTGGAATCAAAAAATAGAGCTTTTGGCCCTTTAATTTATTTGCCAGCACAGCCATGGTGTCAAAAAATATAGGGGCAATCAATTCAATCTCAGAGCCACGACTTCCAGGAAGAACCGCAACTACAGTTCCATCGAGCTTGTCTGAACTCAAGTGCAGCAATTGAGAGAGCTTTTGTCTAGCGCCTGATGTGTCAGGTTGCAAAGGAATGTCGCTCGCCAAGGGGTGACCCACATACGTTGCAGCGATGCCAGCACGCTCATAAATCGCCGTTTCAAAAGGAAAGATACAGAGCATGCGGTCGACTGCCTGTGCAATCTTTTTGATTCGCCCTGCCCGCCATGCCCAGATCGATGGTGATACAAAATGTAAGATTGGAATGCCCGCTTTGCGTAATTGCATTTCAACGCCCAAATTAAAGTCAGGCGCATCAATCCCTAAATACACGTCTGGCCGATTCTCCGTCAGCAAAGTATGAATCAGCTCTTTACGAAGCCTCAGAATAGCTGGCAACTGCTGAATCGCCTCAACATAACCACGAACACTCAAGGTTTCCATTGGCCAGTCTGAGCGAAATCCCTGAGCCTGCATAAGAGGACCACCGATGCCATAGACCTCGAGGTCCGCCATATCCGGAATTTGATTTAAAGCACTCAGTACTGGTGCTGCTAACAAATCACCAGAGGGCTCGCCAGCAACGCAAGCTAATTTGGGCAAGTCAATTTACCGAATAATGCCGCGCGTAGAAGCGGCAATAAAGTCATGAAACTCAGCAAGCTTCTCTGCTGTAGCCGGATCCGCTGCATGATTACTGACCATCTTTTGTAGCTCGGACTTCGCTTCTTCAAAGCTTAGGCCATCTTTATACAAAGTTTTATAAGCTTGGCGTAATGCAGAAATCGTTTCGCTTGAGAATCCTCGGCGCTTGAGACCCTCGACATTAATTCCGTGAGGTGTTGCTTTATCACCTGCCGCAATCACAAACGGCGGAATATCTTGTACTAAAACCGAAGCGCCCCCCAGCATGACATGCTGACCAATACGGACAAACTGATGGACTCCAGACATACCACCCATAATGGCCCAGTCCTTGACTTGAACATGGCCTGCAATCTGGGCATTACTTGAAAAAATAGTATGGTCGCCAACTTGACAATCATGTGCAATATGCACATAGGCCATGATCCAGTTGTCGTTTCCGATCCTGGTAATACCAGCATCTTGAGCAGTCCCAGTATGAATGGTAGTGAACTCGCGAATGGTATTACGGTCACCAATCAGTAATTGCGTAGGCTCACCACGGTACTTCATATCTTGGGGGGGACCACCTACGGCAGCAAAGCTAGCGATATGATTATCTTTACCAATAGTGGTGTGGCCTTCAATCACAGTGTGTGATCCAATCTTGCTTCCAGCACCAATCGTGACGTTTGGGCCAATCACGCAATATGGGCCAAGCTCTACATTCTCAGCCAGCTGAGCCTTTGAGTCGACGATTGCTGTCGCATGAATCAAACTCATTACGCGCCCTTCGAACGCACTGCGCAAGTAATATTGGCCTCTGCTGCTAGCTCTCCATCAACAGTTGCCTGCACTTGGAATTTATAAATACCTGCACGCTCACGTTCCAGCGTTGCCGTCATGATGAGTTGATCACCTGGTAGTACGGGTTTTTTAAACCTTGCGCCATCAATTCCAGCAAAATAGTAAACCGCATCCTCAGCACGCTCTTCTGAAAAAGTCAGTAGCGCTGCCGTTTGTGCCAAGGCCTCAATAATTAGCACTCCTGGCATCACTGGAAAATCAGGAAAATGCCCCTGAAAGAATGGCTCATTCATGGTGACATTCTTAAGAGCAGTAATGCTCACGCGAGGAGTGATTTCTAATACACGGTCTACTAATAAAAATGGGTAGCGATGCGGCAACAACTTTAAGATTTTGTTGATGTCGATTCCAGTTGATTTACTCATAATTTACCCAATTCAAAACGTTTTACTCTGCAGCTTACTTTTCACTTTTCTTTTGATCTAAGAAACGTAAGCGTTGCCGTATTTTATCTAGCCCACGCAAGATAGCAGCATTTTTCTCCCAAGCACTATGAAGCATGGATGGATAAACCCCCGTAAAGTGCTGTCCAGGCTCATTTATGGAGCGGATGATGGAGGTATTTCCGGAAACTGTCGTTCTATCGGCGATAGTCAAATGCCCAGCAAAATTAGCTGCTCCACCAATAATGCAAAAGTTACCGATTTTGGTGCTACCTGAGATGGCGGCACAACCAGCAATCACACAAGCTTTGCCGACGATGACATTGTGTGCAATTTGCACCTGATTATCGATCTTCGTGCCTGCGCCGATTTCAGTATTGCTCATGGCGCCACGATCAATCGTAGTAGATGCGCCAATCTCAACATCATCACCAATTCGCACACCACCAATCTGTGGGATTTTTACCCACTCACCACCGCTTGCAGAAAAATTGGGGGCAAAGCCAAAACCATCTGCACCAATTACGGCGCCACTATGGACAATGCAACGCTCACCAAGATGAACATTGTGATAAACAGATACTTGTGGGTATAAAAGAGTATCAGAGCCAATACTACTGTTTTCAGCAATGCTTGTATTTCCTAGAACGCAAACTCGTTCGCCTAATTTAACTCTAGGGCCAATATGAACGAATGGCCCAATATGACAAGAAGCTGGCACCTGGGCGGATGGATCAATTACTGAACTAGCATGCACACCAGCAGGATAGTTTGGAGCAGAGGTTTTGGCAAAAAGTTGCGCTACTTTTGCAAACGTAGCATAGGGATTATTCGAGATGAAGTAGATCCGATTCGGATTTTTGCTATGTGCTTGATCTTTTAAGAATTCGTAATCCGCTTGACTCAGGATTAAGGCGCCAGCGGCGCTCTCAATAGCATCTTGGCGATAAAGCGGATTGGATAGAAAAGCAATTTGATTTGATTGCGCAAGCTCTATAGGAGCTAGGCTATCGAAAGAGAGAGAACCCTCCCCCACCAAGCTCGCTTGAAACTGTTTGGCCAGCTCGATGGCGGTGGGCATAAAGCTTATTTAGAGTTATTTAAAGCCTTGATGACGTCATCGGTAATGTCAGACTTAGGACTAACATATGCTGCTTCTTGAACAATGACATCAATCTTACGCTGCTCAGCAATTTGCTTGAGAACCTGGTTGGCCTTCTCAGCAATCTTGGCACGCTCTTCAAATGTTCGCTGATTTAAATCTTCAGTGAATTCACGTTGTTTACGCTGTAGTTCACGATCTTGATCAGCAAGCTCACGCTGACGACGAATACGATCAGCTTCAGACATCACAGCAGCATCACGATCGAGCTTCTCAGCAGCAGATTTAATCTTTTGGGCGCTATCTCGCAAATCGTTCTGACGCTTTGTGAATTCATTTTGTAAACGCGTCTGCATGGCTTTAGCTAAGTTGGATTCATTAAACACTTTTTCTGAATTCACAACTGCTACCTTTGTGCCAACTTCTTGGGCAAAAGCTTGTGGCAAGCTAATGAGAGATACGAGGGCAACGAGACCCAATGAGATCCATTTAGAAGAGTGATAGAGCTTCATAAAACTTTCCTTAAACAATTAAAACGCGGTACCGACTTGGAACTGCAAACGCTGGATGTTATCTGTTGGCTGAGACTTAATTGGAATACCATAACTAAACTTCAGTGGTCCAAGCGGTGATATCCATGATATACCTAGACCATAAGAATACCTCAACACCAGGTTGATATTTTGCCCAAAGGCATTGCCGCCATCCACGAAGGTAAACATCCTCAGCGTTTTCTCAGTGCCAGACCCTGGCACAGGCACTGTGTACTCTACGTTTGTAACAATCTTCGACTGGCCGCCCGTAGGTTGATAGGTGCCATATGTGGTGTTGTAGTAGGTTGGACCAAGTGAGCCTGGAGCATAGCCACGAACTGAGCCAATACCGCCAACATAGTAATTCTTGGTAATTGGGAATGGGTAAGCGCCGTAGGCCTGTCCATAACCGACCTCGCCATTGAAAGACAGGATATTCGCTTTACTGAAAGAGTGGTACTTTTGATATTGGCCATAAACTCGGTAGTAAGTCATATTACCCGCTGGCGTTCCCACCTCCGAAGACAATTGCTGCAAAGAACCTTCAGACGGAATCAAGGCACTGTCTCTGCCATCGCGCGCCCATCCAGCTGTTAATGGAACGTTATATGTAGTCAAGGTGCCCGGATATCCAGGTGCGGCAATGCCATAAGACTGGGCATAATTTAAATAAGGTTGTGGCGTATTGATCGTAGTGTTAATTTGATAGGCCTCAAAACCAGTTCCGAAGAAAACCCGATCAACCTCGCTATAAGGAACGCCGAATTTAATATTCGTACCCAATGATTTAATTTGATAATCTGGATCGCCGATGTAATAGAGCGGCTTAGAGGTCCGATAAAACAGATCGCTGTAGCGACTAATACCGTCTTCTGTAAAGTAGGGATCATAGTTGGAGAGCGTCAAGCTCTGATTAACCTTACCTAAGGCACCATTTAAACCAATCGACTGACCGGTACCAAAAGCATTATCTTGGTTTACGCCAGCAGTCAAAATCACCTTTTCAGTACTGGAATAACCTGCACCCAATGACACAGATCCAGTGGGCTTTTCTTTAACATCCACATTCACATCGACTTGATCTGGAGAGCCTGGGACGTCCTGAGTGGTTACGTTATTTTCTGTAAAGTAGCCAAGTCGACCTAAACGTTTTTTAGATAATTCAATCTTGTCACCGTCAAACCAAGAGCTCTCAAACTGGCGCATTTCTCGACGAATAACGACGTCTCGTGTTTTTGCATTGCCAGAGATATTGACTTTGCGCACATAGACTCTGCGTCCAGGATCAACAACCAAGGTCAAATCTACTTCACTTTGCTCACGATGAATATCAGGCTGAGGATTAATGGTTGCAAAGGCATAGCCATAGGAGCCCAGCAAGTCAGCGATTGCTTTAGTGCTCTCAGTTAATTTAGCAGAGGAAAAAGTATCTCCCGCCTTAAGCTGAACCAACTGCATGAGTTCTGCTTCTTTACCTAGCAATTCCCCTGCGAGACTCACTTTTTGTACTGTGAACTTTTGACCTTCTTTAATGCTGATCGTCAAGTAGATTGATTTTTTATCTGGGGTGATCGAGACCTGAGTAGAGTCAATCACAAACTCAAGGTAACCACGATTGAGGTAGTAAGAACGGATCGTCTCTAAGTCAGCTGTCAGTTTTTGCTTGGAGTAAAGATTGTCCTTGGTATACCAAGATAGCCAACCACCAACTTGCAACTGCATCATGCCAGTTAAGGTGCTTTCACTGAACACCTTATTACCGATGAAATTAATTTCCTGAATCTTGGCAACCGGGCCTTCATCAATATTGAAATAAATAGCAACTTGATTGCGTTCAACGGGAGTTACAGTCGCTACCACTTCGGCAGCGTACATCCCTTTACTGACATATTGGCGCTTTAATTCCTGCTCTGCTTTATCGATTAAGGCTTTGTCATAAAAACGGGCTTCTGCCACGCCAACTGACTTGAGAGACTTGCGGACGATCTCCTGATCAAACTCTTTCATGCCCGTAAATTCAATACGAGAGATGGTTGGACGCTCTTCCACGATCACGATCAGGACATCGCCCTGAGCCTGAATTTGAACGTCTCTGAAAAAGCCGGTTTCGTAAAGCGCCCGAATAGCGTCAGCCCCTTTTTCTTCGGTGAAGGTGTCGCCAACCTGAACAGGTAAATAACTAAAAACGGTTCCGGGTTCTACGCGCTGGAGACCTTCAAGGCGGATGTCCTTAATGACAAAAGAGTCAGCTGCGTGAGCGCTTATGCAAACACTGGCTAAAACCAGTGCTACCTGGGCAATAAATCGGACAAACCGAGAGAAAAAGATATTCAGATGGATCAAGGCGAAAAATAGCGTTGCAAATCATTAAACAAGGCCAGCAGGGAAATGGAAATCAGCAAGATAAAGCCCACTTTCTGGAACTGCTCCTGCAATGAGGTCGAAATCCGTTTCCCAGAGACCAACTCCCATGCATCATACAGGAGCTGACCCCCATCTAGCATTGGCAATGGCACCAGATTAAGTAGGCCAATACTAATGCTCAAAATAGCCAAAAAAGCACAATATGCTTGCCACCCTACTTGAGCCGTCTTCCCTGCCATATTGGCGATACTCAGGGGCCCTCCCAGCTGCTTTAAAGAACTCTGCCCCGTCAATAAACCCCCCATTAACCTCAGGGACACTTTACTGATCAACCAAACCCGCTTGGAGGCATAAATCAACCCACTCAATGGATCTAATTTAAGGGTGAAATATTCTGAAGCTGGAGGCAGTACTGGAAGAATTCCAAGTCGTGAAAAGGGGTCCTCCGAAGAAGACATTGCTGGCAATTGAGAAGCTAAAAAATCACTAATAAATTGTCGTCCCGAAGGATCTTGCATTTTCAAAGCAAACCCCTCTTGCGAGCTAATGGCATCCATCAAATTCCACCGTAATGCATTCCAGCTAATAACCGACTCAAATTCTTTATCTGTTTGTGGGTGCCAGGCAAGAACTTGATCCCCTTGGGCGATTCCTAAGCTCGCGGCAACCGAGTCTGGAGGGGGTGCTTGCAAGCGGGCTGGTAACTGAATGACACCAGCAACATAAATGATGGTCAATAAACAAATAGCCAAAACAAAATTTGCTAAGGGGCCCGCAAAGACAATCAGAGATCGTCGCCACAGTGGCTTGGTATCAAAAGCTTGACTTTGTTCTGATGCTGCAATGGTTTGTTGTGGATCTCGACCATCCAATAGCTTGACATAACCACCCAATGGAATCGGGGCCAATACCCACTCCGTAGAGGAATACTTTGACTTGAAAGTAAATATTGGTTTACCAAAGCCCAAAGAAAACCGTAACACTTTAACGCCACATAAGCGAGCAGCCAGAAAGTGGCCGAACTCATGAAAGCAAACCACAATACTTAAGGTCAGCAAAAAAGCAGCAAAGGTAATAAGTGACTGCAAAAAGTTTGCCTATTTATGAGTGCAGACGCTGGATCACATCCGTTGCTAGCACTCTGGATTTAGCATCTACTTCAAGAATATCTTCGAGCGAACTCGGAGTAGAGGGTGGAGTTGTGTTCAATACCCGCTCTACTACCTCCGGTATTTGCAGATACTGGAGCGCATTATCTAAAAATGCTGCGACTGCGATCTCATTTGCTGCATTCAAAATGACTGGGGCTGTCCCGCCCTGCTTACCCGCCTGAAATGCCAGCGATAGGCATGGAAAACGCTGAAGATCAGGCTCCATAAAATTGAGGGCTGCTTGTTGAGTCAAGCTTAATGATTGAACGCCTGCAGTGATACGGTCGGGCCAGGCTAGTCCATAGGCAATGGGGGTTCGCATATCGGGTTGACCCATTTGAGCAATAACTGAGCCATCGCAATAACGCACCATCGAGTGCACCACACTCTGTGGATGAATCAATACCTGAATTTTTTCAATAGGCAGGCCAAATAACCAATAAGCCTCGATTACTTCCAGCCCCTTATTCATCATCGTGGCAGAGTCGACGGAAATCTTCCTACCCATTACCCAGTTGGGATGTGCGCAAGCTTGCTCTGGAGTAACTTGGCTTAACTCAGCAATCGGGGTATTACGAAAGGGACCGCCAGAGGCCGTTAACCACAACTCTTCGACCCCATGATGCTGGCTCGGGCTTTTTGAATAATGGACAGGCAAGCATTGAAAAATTGCATTATGTTCGCTATCAATTGGCAGTAATTCACCACCGCCTTGACGCACAGCATCCATAAATAAATTACCTGACATCACCAGCGCTTCTTTATTGGCGAGTAAGATTCTTTTGCCAGCCTTAGCAGCGGCCAAGGTGGGCAATAACCCTGCTGCCCCAACGATCGCTGCCATCACGGTATCGCAATCTGACTCAAGCACTGCTGTAATCAGAGCATCTGGTCCATACAAAACTTGGGTACCCACTTGTTTTGCCAATAGAAGCTCAGAGAGTTTTTTAGCAGAGCCTGCATCACTGACCACCGCGACCCTGGGCTTGAACTCAACACACTGCTCTGCCAAACGCTCGACCTGCTTGGCTGCTGTTAAGGCCACCACTTCGAATCGTTCCGGATGCGCACGAATCACATCCAGCGTATTTGTGCCAATTGAGCCGGTTGACCCTAGGATTGCGATGCGTCTCTTACTAGTCATAAAAACCCAACCAGTAAAACAGCAATTGGCATTACTGGGATTAATGCATCAACTCGGTCTAACACACCACCGTGGCCTGGTAATAAACGACTACTATCTTTAACCCCAGCCAATCTTTTGAATTGAGATTCAAATAAATCCCCAAAGATACTCAGGAAGGTTAAAGCAGTGACCATTAAAAACATGGGTAACCAACCAAAGCGGTAAGTCCAAACACCAAACAAAGTAAGGGTAGGCGCTAAATAAAAAGTGCATAGACCCGCATACATATAGCAAAGCACAAGACCTCCAACAGCGCCCTCAATAGATTTGCCAGGACTAATTTCTGGGGCAAGGCGACGCTTACCAATGGCTTTGCCCACAAAATAAGCCCCAATATCAGCAATCCAAACTAGTGCCATCGTAGACAAAAGAAATAACAAGCCTATTTCCCGCAGGAACATGACCGAAAACCAAGTTGCTGGAAGTAGGACAAGACCCAAAATAAAATAAGGAGCCGACCATTTTTTTAAATCGATCTTAAGCCCTCTAGATAACATTAAGGGGGCGATCAATAGCCAGAAGATGCTGGCAAAAAACATCAGAGCAAATGGCCCCAGGGGTTGATGAAGGAGCATTAAACCAGCAATGATCAATAGGCAGACACTGGCGTAGAAATAGGCTAACCAGGGTTGATTGGGAAGAATCAAGCGGCTCCACTCCCATGCCGAAGCCATAAGCAATAATAGAAAAAACCCGCCCAGATAAATGGGTGGCAGCACAAACAACACTGCCAAGAGAATCGTAAGCAGAACAATTGCTGTAATGACTCTTGTTTTTAGCATTTTGGCTTTTGCTCTTTTTTAAACTGCATCACTCATGCTTTGAGACATGACTTGCGCACTTGTCCTGCCAAAACGCCGCTCTCGTTGACTAAACCACTCAAAAGATTTATGAAGTTCAGCTTCATCAAAATCGGGCCACAAAACATCCGTGAAATAGAGTTCGGTATACGCAAGTTGCCATAGCAAGAAATTACTCACACGCTGCTCACCACCGGTACGAATAAATAAATCGGGCTCAGGGGCATATGACATCGATAAGAAAGGTTGAATCAAATCTTCGCTGACCTGTTCAGGTTTTAAGTGGGGATGGGCAATCAAGCATTGGCGCATAGCTTGTAAGATATCCCAGCGGCCACCATAGTTAGCAGCAATCGTAAAAGTCAGCGCCTTACATTGTGCAGTTTTTTCCTCAGAGAATGTCACCATCTTCTGAATATCACGATCAAAGCGCTCTAGGTCTCCAATAAGCTTGAGACAAATATCGTTCTCGGCTAAGCGGGTGACTTCACCTTTTAAGGATTTCAAAAAGAGCTTCATCAAAAAGCCCACCTCTTCTGGTGGTCGGCGCCAATTCTCGGAGCTGAAAGCAAAAAGTGTTAAGTATTCAACCCCAAGACGGCGGCACTCTGCAACAATTTTGCGGACTGCATTCAATCCTTCGGAATGTCCCGCGACACGTGGCATGTGACGCTTGCTGGCCCAACGCCCATTACCATCCATGATGATTGCTACATGGCGGGGAATAGCGCTGACCTCTGGGATTGCCAGGGTAGAGCTCGTGTGCTGGGTCATCTATAAATATGTGGGAGATGAAAAAGAGACAGCCTTAAACCGTCATGATCTCTTTTTCTTTATCAGCAATGATCTTATCAATATCGACCACCGCTTTGTCTGTCATCTTCTGAATCTCATCGGTAGCACGACGCTCCTCATCTTCAGAGATTTCCTTATCTTTCGTAAGGCGCTTGAGATGTTCATTTGCATCCCGGCGTAAATTACGCACCGCAATCTTGGTCTCTTCACCTTCAGACTTCACAACTTTGGTGAGCTCACGACGGCGCTCTTCGGTAAGCGCCGGCATTGGCACGCGAATCACGGTACCTTGTGAGGCTGGATTTAATCCTAAATCAGAATCACGAATGGCTTTCTCAATTGCAGCAACCATCGTTTTTTCAAAAGGCTGAACATTAATCGTGCGAGCGTCAGCCAGCCCAAGACTTGCAACCTGACTCAGTGGTGTTGGATTACCGTAGTACTCCACCTGAATATGCTCCAAAATTCCCGGATTTGCACGCCCTGACCGAATTTTGGCTAAATTGGTTTTCAAAGCATCAAGAGACTTATGCATCTTTTGATCAGTATTGGTTTTAATTTCTGCTGCAGACATCCGACCTCCTGTTAAACGTGTACTAGGGTACCCTCTGCCTCGCCCTGCACTACACGCATCAATGCGCCTGGCTTCAGAATAGAGAATACTTTGATAGGTAGTTTGCGATCACGGCATAGCGCAAAAGCAGTAGCATCCATCACTTGCAAATTCTTGATGAGCGCTTCATCAAAGGTAATCGTTTTATAGAGGGTTGCGCTAGGATCTTTAACAGGATCAGCGCTGTAGATACCATCGACCTTAGTAGCCTTCAACATCACCTCCACACCCATTTCAGCTCCACGCAATGCAGCAGCAGTGTCTGTAGTGAAGAATGGATTACCCGTGCCAGCGGCAAAAATCACAACCTTACCTTCGCTCATTGCCCGAATTGCCCGTGGACGAATATAAGGCTCGACCACTTGATCCATTCTCAGGGCGGATTGCACGCGCGCTTCGACCCCTTTTTGGCGCAAGGCATCTTGCAGAGCTAAGGAGTTCATCATGGTTGCAAGCATGCCCATATAGTCAGCAGTAGCGCGATCCATGCCAGCCGCTCCTCCGGCAACGCCACGGAAAATATTACCGCCGCCAATCACAATCGCTAACTCGATACCGCTATTGACCACTTGAGCAATTTCGCTAACCATTGCATCAATAGTTGCAGGGTTGATGCCGAATGCATCATCACCCATCAAGGCTTCACCAGATAGTTTTAAGAGAACTCTTTTGTAGGCTGGCATCTTCTTCTGTTTTCCGTAATCACTAAGTCGGTACTGAACTTAGCTTATTGATCTTTAAGTGTTTTTATATCTCGAA comes from Polynucleobacter paneuropaeus and encodes:
- a CDS encoding phosphatidate cytidylyltransferase is translated as MLKTRVITAIVLLTILLAVLFVLPPIYLGGFFLLLLMASAWEWSRLILPNQPWLAYFYASVCLLIIAGLMLLHQPLGPFALMFFASIFWLLIAPLMLSRGLKIDLKKWSAPYFILGLVLLPATWFSVMFLREIGLLFLLSTMALVWIADIGAYFVGKAIGKRRLAPEISPGKSIEGAVGGLVLCYMYAGLCTFYLAPTLTLFGVWTYRFGWLPMFLMVTALTFLSIFGDLFESQFKRLAGVKDSSRLLPGHGGVLDRVDALIPVMPIAVLLVGFL
- the frr gene encoding ribosome recycling factor, whose translation is MSAAEIKTNTDQKMHKSLDALKTNLAKIRSGRANPGILEHIQVEYYGNPTPLSQVASLGLADARTINVQPFEKTMVAAIEKAIRDSDLGLNPASQGTVIRVPMPALTEERRRELTKVVKSEGEETKIAVRNLRRDANEHLKRLTKDKEISEDEERRATDEIQKMTDKAVVDIDKIIADKEKEIMTV
- the pyrH gene encoding UMP kinase; translated protein: MPAYKRVLLKLSGEALMGDDAFGINPATIDAMVSEIAQVVNSGIELAIVIGGGNIFRGVAGGAAGMDRATADYMGMLATMMNSLALQDALRQKGVEARVQSALRMDQVVEPYIRPRAIRAMSEGKVVIFAAGTGNPFFTTDTAAALRGAEMGVEVMLKATKVDGIYSADPVKDPSATLYKTITFDEALIKNLQVMDATAFALCRDRKLPIKVFSILKPGALMRVVQGEAEGTLVHV
- the uppS gene encoding polyprenyl diphosphate synthase, with amino-acid sequence MTQHTSSTLAIPEVSAIPRHVAIIMDGNGRWASKRHMPRVAGHSEGLNAVRKIVAECRRLGVEYLTLFAFSSENWRRPPEEVGFLMKLFLKSLKGEVTRLAENDICLKLIGDLERFDRDIQKMVTFSEEKTAQCKALTFTIAANYGGRWDILQAMRQCLIAHPHLKPEQVSEDLIQPFLSMSYAPEPDLFIRTGGEQRVSNFLLWQLAYTELYFTDVLWPDFDEAELHKSFEWFSQRERRFGRTSAQVMSQSMSDAV
- the ispC gene encoding 1-deoxy-D-xylulose-5-phosphate reductoisomerase; its protein translation is MTSKRRIAILGSTGSIGTNTLDVIRAHPERFEVVALTAAKQVERLAEQCVEFKPRVAVVSDAGSAKKLSELLLAKQVGTQVLYGPDALITAVLESDCDTVMAAIVGAAGLLPTLAAAKAGKRILLANKEALVMSGNLFMDAVRQGGGELLPIDSEHNAIFQCLPVHYSKSPSQHHGVEELWLTASGGPFRNTPIAELSQVTPEQACAHPNWVMGRKISVDSATMMNKGLEVIEAYWLFGLPIEKIQVLIHPQSVVHSMVRYCDGSVIAQMGQPDMRTPIAYGLAWPDRITAGVQSLSLTQQAALNFMEPDLQRFPCLSLAFQAGKQGGTAPVILNAANEIAVAAFLDNALQYLQIPEVVERVLNTTPPSTPSSLEDILEVDAKSRVLATDVIQRLHS